A stretch of Paracoccus sp. N5 DNA encodes these proteins:
- a CDS encoding MupA/Atu3671 family FMN-dependent luciferase-like monooxygenase translates to MTQFSAILVGNESLMRHAAETLLARGHRIIAVVTRNPDLRDWAMGAGLTVEDQDAPVPPGAPVADWLFSVANLSILRPEMLARGTRGAINFHDGPLPRLAGLNAPVWAIIGQEPQHGITWHMIEGGVDEGDILSQTLFDLRPDDTALTLNARCFARGAESFADVLAQLEGAGPQRVKQDLSQRSYVGRDKRPEAAGLIDFAQPAGRICALVRGLDHGGYWNPLTEAKVRLEDGRVLAVEASAGTEPATAAPGTVLAHHGDIATIAAGDAAVRLIFRGALPPIGAVIPALAADERARLTDLGAQAARHDGWWRKRLAAMNPAVLPGEGSEARARVALLPGAGPERIALAASLLARLAGQAECDLALRPEGQPEAAGIVADWQPLSVALGGAQTLAELGAAISGQIADQAKRGFFLADLLHRAPELREVAVPDLAISLDARGPVAGAALTVTLTEAGAWLDHDPARVSAAQAQRLARVLDAGLALPGTTALRDIPLMDAAEREALLVARNATQAEVRLACIHQLIAEKAGENPDAVALAFEDHSLTRGQLDRAANALAEKLVAMGVGPDQPVGLFAKRSPELVIGALAIWKAGGAYVPLDPDYPADRIELYIQDSGARVVLVQDGLAEKLPAHGAQVVAIPSDLPHGLVAAPVNHAGPENLAYLIYTSGSTGRPKGVMVEHRNVANFFAGMDAVIPHAEGDAWLAVTSLSFDISVLEIFWSLARGLKLVIAGEESRLAVSSAPAHPRAEVQGGMDFSLFYWGNDDGPGPQKYRLLLEGARFADQNGFVAVYTPERHFHAFGGPYPNPAVSGAAVAAVTRNISVRAGSCVLPLHHPARVAEEWAVIDNLTSGRAGLAIASGWQPDDFVLRPENAPPNNKAALIQGVEQLRRLWRGEKVDFPRAGGGTFGVVTQPRPVQKELPLWLTVAGNPETWIEAGRLGMNVLTHLLGQSIDTVAARIKDYHAALREAGHDPAHFTVTLMLHTCLAEDRETTREIAREPMKNYLRSAAALVKQYAWDFPAFRKPAGMTNPMAIDLGTLSEDELDGILEFAFLRYFEDSGLFGSMEDAIARVEQLKTIGVGEVACLIDYGIAPDQVMAGFPMLARLRAAVNPADVALDPRDFSIAAQIRRWKVTHLQCTPSMARILVSDPQVAAAMAGLKCVMVGGEALPPSLLAEIKAATRARVLNMYGPTETTIWSTVADLTDAAEVTLGRPIANTQLYVLDGDQVPVPPGAQGELWIGGHGVTRGYWQREDLTAGAFRPDPFVPADRAAPWGARMYRTGDLVRWREDGGLDYIGRADHQIKLRGFRIELGEIEAQLADQPGVREAVALVREDVPGDKRLVGYVTGDASLSEKALREALLAHLPAHMVPGRIVRLEKMPLTPNRKIDRKQLPVPGAIVAPMVAPGAAIEATPAAAAAAAPAAPSEDLAAAVQALWAETLGVEQIGPRDNFFALGGHSLLAIQLHRTMRDRLALPRLGVTDIFRFPVLADFVKHVAGLAPANQAAAAPVSAAAAAPVAVPEPAAAAGDDAMARRRALRAQLRGGR, encoded by the coding sequence TCGCGGTGGTGACGCGCAATCCCGACCTGCGCGACTGGGCGATGGGGGCCGGTTTGACGGTCGAGGACCAGGACGCGCCGGTGCCGCCGGGTGCGCCGGTGGCGGACTGGCTGTTCAGCGTCGCCAACCTGTCGATCCTGCGCCCCGAGATGCTGGCGCGCGGGACGCGGGGCGCGATCAATTTCCATGACGGCCCGCTGCCCCGGCTGGCCGGTCTGAACGCGCCGGTCTGGGCGATCATCGGGCAGGAGCCGCAGCACGGCATCACCTGGCACATGATCGAGGGCGGCGTGGACGAGGGCGACATCCTGTCCCAGACCCTGTTCGACCTGCGCCCTGACGACACCGCCCTGACGCTGAATGCCCGCTGCTTTGCCCGCGGCGCCGAGAGTTTCGCCGATGTGCTGGCCCAGCTGGAAGGGGCGGGGCCGCAGCGGGTGAAACAGGACCTGTCGCAGCGCAGCTATGTCGGCCGCGACAAGCGCCCCGAGGCTGCGGGATTGATCGACTTTGCCCAGCCCGCCGGGCGCATCTGCGCGCTGGTGCGCGGGCTTGACCATGGCGGCTACTGGAACCCGCTGACCGAGGCCAAGGTTCGGCTGGAGGATGGCCGGGTGCTGGCGGTGGAGGCCTCGGCCGGGACCGAGCCGGCGACGGCCGCGCCGGGCACGGTGCTGGCGCATCACGGCGATATTGCCACCATCGCGGCCGGCGATGCGGCCGTGCGGCTGATCTTCCGCGGTGCATTGCCGCCGATCGGTGCGGTGATCCCGGCGCTGGCCGCCGATGAGCGCGCGCGGCTGACCGATCTGGGCGCGCAGGCGGCGCGGCATGACGGCTGGTGGCGCAAGCGGCTGGCGGCGATGAACCCCGCGGTGCTGCCGGGCGAGGGCTCGGAGGCGCGCGCCCGGGTGGCGCTGCTGCCCGGCGCCGGGCCCGAGCGGATCGCGCTGGCCGCCTCGCTGCTGGCGCGGCTGGCGGGGCAGGCGGAATGCGACCTGGCGCTGCGGCCCGAGGGCCAGCCCGAGGCGGCGGGGATCGTCGCCGACTGGCAGCCGCTTTCGGTGGCGCTTGGTGGTGCGCAGACCTTGGCCGAGCTTGGGGCCGCGATCTCGGGCCAGATCGCCGATCAGGCGAAGCGGGGCTTCTTCCTGGCCGACCTGCTGCATCGCGCGCCGGAATTGCGCGAGGTGGCGGTGCCGGATCTGGCGATCAGCCTCGATGCGCGCGGCCCGGTCGCGGGCGCGGCGCTGACCGTGACCCTGACCGAAGCCGGCGCCTGGCTGGACCACGATCCGGCCCGCGTCTCGGCCGCGCAGGCGCAAAGGCTGGCCCGGGTTCTGGATGCCGGGCTGGCGCTGCCCGGAACGACGGCGCTGCGCGACATTCCCCTGATGGATGCCGCCGAGCGCGAGGCGCTGCTGGTCGCCCGCAACGCCACCCAGGCCGAGGTGCGGCTGGCCTGCATCCACCAGCTGATCGCCGAGAAGGCCGGCGAGAACCCGGATGCGGTGGCGCTGGCCTTCGAGGATCACAGCCTGACCCGCGGCCAGCTGGACCGCGCCGCCAATGCGCTGGCCGAAAAGCTGGTGGCGATGGGTGTCGGTCCCGACCAGCCGGTCGGGCTGTTCGCGAAACGCTCGCCCGAGCTGGTGATCGGCGCGCTGGCGATCTGGAAGGCCGGCGGCGCCTATGTGCCCTTGGACCCGGATTACCCCGCCGATCGCATCGAGCTTTATATCCAGGATTCGGGCGCCCGGGTGGTGCTGGTCCAGGACGGCCTTGCCGAAAAGCTGCCGGCGCATGGCGCGCAGGTGGTGGCCATCCCCTCGGACCTGCCGCATGGCCTGGTCGCGGCGCCGGTCAACCATGCCGGGCCGGAAAACCTGGCCTATCTGATCTATACCTCCGGCTCGACCGGCCGGCCCAAGGGGGTGATGGTCGAGCATCGCAATGTCGCCAATTTCTTCGCCGGCATGGATGCGGTGATCCCGCATGCCGAGGGCGATGCCTGGCTGGCGGTGACCAGCCTGTCCTTCGACATCTCGGTGCTGGAGATCTTCTGGTCGCTGGCGCGTGGCCTGAAACTGGTGATCGCGGGCGAAGAGTCGCGGCTCGCCGTGTCCAGCGCGCCGGCGCATCCGCGCGCCGAGGTGCAGGGCGGCATGGATTTCAGCCTGTTCTACTGGGGCAATGACGACGGGCCCGGGCCGCAGAAATACCGGCTGCTGCTGGAGGGTGCGCGTTTCGCCGACCAGAACGGTTTCGTCGCCGTCTATACGCCCGAGCGGCATTTCCACGCCTTTGGCGGCCCCTATCCGAACCCGGCGGTTTCCGGCGCGGCGGTGGCGGCGGTGACCAGGAACATCTCGGTCCGCGCCGGCAGCTGCGTGCTGCCGCTGCACCACCCGGCCCGCGTGGCCGAGGAATGGGCGGTGATCGACAACCTGACCTCGGGCCGGGCCGGGCTGGCCATCGCCTCGGGCTGGCAGCCGGACGATTTCGTGCTGCGCCCGGAAAACGCGCCGCCGAACAACAAGGCGGCGCTGATCCAGGGCGTCGAGCAGCTGCGCCGGCTGTGGCGCGGGGAAAAGGTCGATTTCCCGCGCGCCGGCGGCGGCACGTTCGGCGTGGTGACGCAGCCGCGCCCGGTGCAGAAGGAACTGCCGCTGTGGCTGACCGTGGCCGGCAACCCGGAAACCTGGATCGAGGCCGGGCGGCTGGGCATGAACGTGCTGACCCACCTCCTGGGCCAGAGCATCGACACGGTCGCGGCCCGGATCAAGGATTATCACGCGGCGCTGCGCGAGGCCGGCCATGACCCGGCGCATTTCACCGTCACGCTGATGCTGCACACCTGCCTGGCCGAGGATCGCGAGACCACGCGCGAGATCGCCCGCGAGCCGATGAAGAACTACCTGCGCAGCGCGGCGGCGCTGGTCAAGCAATATGCCTGGGATTTCCCGGCCTTCCGCAAGCCCGCGGGCATGACCAACCCGATGGCCATCGACCTGGGCACGCTCAGCGAGGACGAGCTGGACGGCATCCTGGAATTCGCCTTCCTGCGCTATTTCGAGGATTCGGGCCTGTTCGGTTCGATGGAGGATGCCATCGCCCGGGTCGAGCAGCTGAAGACCATCGGCGTGGGCGAGGTGGCCTGCCTGATCGACTATGGCATCGCGCCGGACCAGGTCATGGCCGGTTTCCCGATGCTGGCCCGGCTGCGGGCGGCGGTCAATCCGGCCGATGTGGCGCTGGACCCGCGCGATTTCTCGATCGCGGCGCAGATCCGGCGCTGGAAGGTGACGCATCTGCAATGCACGCCCAGCATGGCGCGCATCCTGGTCTCGGACCCGCAGGTGGCGGCGGCGATGGCGGGGCTGAAATGCGTGATGGTCGGCGGCGAGGCGCTGCCGCCCTCGCTGCTGGCCGAGATCAAGGCGGCGACGCGGGCGCGGGTGCTGAATATGTACGGCCCGACCGAGACCACGATCTGGTCCACGGTGGCCGACCTGACCGATGCGGCCGAGGTGACCCTGGGCCGGCCGATTGCCAATACGCAGCTTTACGTGCTGGACGGCGATCAGGTGCCGGTGCCTCCGGGCGCGCAGGGCGAGCTGTGGATCGGCGGCCATGGCGTCACGCGCGGCTATTGGCAGCGCGAGGACCTGACTGCGGGCGCGTTCCGGCCCGATCCCTTCGTGCCGGCGGATCGCGCCGCGCCCTGGGGCGCGCGCATGTATCGCACCGGCGACCTGGTGCGCTGGCGCGAGGATGGCGGGCTGGACTACATCGGCCGGGCCGACCACCAGATCAAGCTGCGCGGCTTCCGCATCGAACTGGGCGAGATAGAGGCGCAGCTGGCCGACCAGCCCGGCGTGCGCGAGGCGGTGGCGCTGGTGCGCGAGGACGTGCCCGGCGACAAGCGGCTGGTCGGCTATGTCACTGGCGATGCCAGCCTGTCGGAAAAGGCGCTGCGCGAGGCGCTGCTGGCGCATCTGCCGGCCCATATGGTGCCCGGCCGCATCGTCCGGCTGGAGAAGATGCCGCTGACGCCGAACCGCAAGATCGACCGCAAGCAGCTGCCGGTGCCGGGGGCGATTGTCGCGCCGATGGTGGCGCCGGGGGCGGCCATCGAGGCCACCCCCGCCGCGGCGGCTGCCGCCGCCCCGGCCGCGCCGAGCGAGGATCTGGCCGCCGCCGTGCAGGCGCTGTGGGCCGAGACCCTGGGGGTCGAGCAGATCGGGCCGCGCGACAATTTCTTTGCGCTGGGCGGGCATTCGCTGCTGGCGATCCAGCTGCATCGCACCATGCGCGACCGGCTGGCGCTGCCGCGATTGGGGGTGACGGACATCTTCCGCTTCCCGGTGCTGGCGGATTTCGTCAAGCATGTCGCGGGCCTGGCGCCGGCGAACCAGGCCGCGGCGGCGCCGGTTTCTGCGGCCGCCGCCGCGCCGGTTGCCGTGCCCGAGCCGGCGGCCGCGGCTGGCGACGATGCCATGGCGCGGCGCCGGGCGCTGCGGGCGCAATTGCGCGGCGGGCGTTGA
- a CDS encoding sugar transferase — MKRPLDIVAVLLAAPIVLPLVLLLAVVILWNGDRPFYTQLRVGRSGRSFRLWKLRTMVEDADLRLAEYLAANPEAKAEWDSTQKLKQDPRITRTGHFLRKTSLDELPQLWNVFRGDMSVVGPRPMMLEQAQLYPGADYYHLRPGVTGLWQISDRNDSTFAARATFDARYAADLSLTGDLGIIAKTVGVVLRCTGY, encoded by the coding sequence TTGAAGCGCCCGCTGGACATCGTCGCGGTGCTGCTGGCGGCGCCGATCGTATTGCCGCTGGTGCTTCTGCTGGCGGTCGTGATCCTGTGGAACGGCGACAGGCCCTTCTACACGCAGCTACGCGTCGGCCGCTCGGGCCGCAGCTTCCGGCTGTGGAAGCTGCGCACCATGGTCGAGGACGCCGACCTGCGCCTGGCGGAATATCTGGCCGCGAACCCCGAGGCCAAGGCCGAGTGGGATTCGACCCAGAAGCTGAAGCAGGATCCGCGCATCACCAGGACCGGGCATTTCCTGCGCAAGACCTCGCTGGACGAGCTGCCGCAGCTGTGGAACGTGTTCCGCGGCGACATGAGCGTGGTCGGCCCGCGGCCGATGATGCTGGAACAGGCGCAGCTTTACCCCGGCGCGGATTACTATCACCTGCGGCCGGGCGTGACCGGGCTGTGGCAGATCTCGGATCGCAACGACAGCACCTTCGCCGCCCGCGCCACCTTCGACGCGCGCTATGCGGCCGATCTCAGCCTGACGGGCGATCTCGGCATCATCGCCAAGACCGTGGGCGTGGTTCTGCGCTGCACCGGATACTGA
- a CDS encoding glycosyltransferase, whose translation MRIGYLVNTYPRPSHSFIRREIAALEALGFEIHRMAMRGDAQALSDPADLAEHQRTERVLDAGGKRLLLGLARQAPGQLRAALRLARQRAKAGESSLARQMIYMAEGAYVAARARALELRHIHAHFGTNSARVAAYARIFGGPPFSFTVHGPEEFDNVQPLDLGGKLALADFCVTVSSYGRSQMYRWAAPGDWPKVRVVHCGLDLTRWAEPVPLPPGPFHMVAVGRFAEQKGFGLLIRAFALAWRQDPVLRLSLVGDGELRRQIEELIAAEGMGQAVTLLGWQDEAGVRAAMNAAHALVTPSFAEGLPVVIMEAMACARPVIATSIAGIPELVRPGHEGWLVPAGDAESLAATMLDAAATPAERLAAMGASARARVCARHDIAESARLLAQCFSRSTG comes from the coding sequence TTGCGAATCGGCTATCTGGTCAACACCTACCCCCGTCCCTCGCACAGCTTCATCCGGCGCGAGATTGCCGCGCTCGAGGCTCTGGGGTTTGAGATTCACCGCATGGCGATGCGCGGCGATGCGCAGGCGCTGAGCGATCCGGCGGACCTCGCCGAACATCAGCGGACCGAGCGGGTGCTGGATGCCGGCGGCAAGCGGCTGCTGCTGGGCCTGGCACGGCAGGCGCCGGGCCAGTTGCGCGCGGCGTTGCGCCTGGCACGGCAGCGCGCCAAGGCCGGCGAATCCAGCCTGGCCCGGCAGATGATCTACATGGCCGAGGGCGCTTATGTCGCCGCCCGCGCCCGGGCGCTGGAGCTGCGCCATATCCATGCGCATTTCGGCACCAATTCGGCCCGCGTCGCCGCCTATGCCCGGATCTTCGGCGGCCCGCCCTTCAGCTTCACCGTGCATGGCCCCGAGGAATTCGACAATGTCCAGCCGCTGGACCTGGGCGGCAAGCTGGCGCTGGCGGATTTCTGCGTCACCGTCAGCAGTTACGGCCGCTCGCAGATGTATCGCTGGGCGGCCCCGGGCGACTGGCCCAAGGTGCGGGTGGTGCATTGCGGGCTGGACCTGACCCGCTGGGCCGAGCCCGTCCCCCTGCCCCCGGGCCCGTTCCACATGGTCGCCGTCGGCCGCTTTGCCGAGCAGAAGGGGTTCGGCCTGCTGATCCGCGCCTTCGCCCTGGCCTGGCGGCAGGATCCGGTGCTGCGGCTGTCTTTGGTCGGCGACGGCGAATTGCGCCGCCAGATCGAAGAGCTGATCGCCGCCGAGGGCATGGGCCAGGCCGTTACCCTGCTGGGCTGGCAGGACGAAGCCGGCGTGCGCGCCGCGATGAATGCCGCCCATGCGCTGGTCACGCCCAGCTTTGCCGAGGGCCTGCCCGTGGTCATCATGGAGGCGATGGCCTGCGCCCGCCCCGTCATCGCCACCTCTATCGCCGGCATCCCCGAACTGGTCCGCCCGGGACATGAGGGCTGGCTGGTTCCCGCCGGCGATGCCGAATCCCTGGCCGCCACCATGCTGGACGCCGCCGCGACCCCGGCCGAGCGCCTTGCGGCCATGGGCGCCTCGGCCCGGGCCCGGGTCTGTGCCCGGCACGACATCGCGGAATCGGCGCGGCTTCTGGCCCAGTGCTTCAGCCGTTCCACAGGCTGA
- a CDS encoding 4'-phosphopantetheinyl transferase — translation MSGAEALRALALSLMPEGYACAVLPLATDPAPLLPAEAEAVARAVPKRRREFALGRMALRAAIRAAGHDLPAARPIAMRPDRQPDLPPGIRASLSHSGDYCIAVAAPAGAPGPGIDLEPCDRAPPEGLGEMVMPWRAPDGLPPLLAFCAKEAMFKAQYPLTGRMLDFRDVPLVLRGARFRGCLGDRLIGGRWGRAAGCWLAISLWNG, via the coding sequence TTGAGCGGGGCCGAGGCGCTGCGCGCGCTGGCGCTGAGCCTCATGCCCGAGGGCTATGCTTGCGCGGTGCTGCCGCTGGCGACAGATCCGGCGCCGTTGCTGCCGGCCGAGGCCGAGGCCGTGGCGCGCGCGGTGCCGAAACGCCGGCGCGAGTTCGCGCTGGGCCGCATGGCCTTGCGTGCGGCGATCCGCGCGGCCGGGCACGACCTGCCCGCCGCGCGGCCCATCGCCATGCGGCCGGATCGCCAGCCCGACCTGCCGCCGGGCATCCGCGCCAGCCTGTCGCATAGCGGCGATTACTGCATCGCGGTCGCGGCCCCCGCCGGGGCGCCGGGGCCGGGGATCGACCTGGAGCCTTGCGACCGCGCGCCGCCCGAGGGGCTGGGCGAGATGGTGATGCCCTGGCGCGCGCCGGACGGCCTGCCGCCGCTGCTGGCCTTTTGCGCCAAGGAGGCGATGTTCAAGGCGCAATACCCGCTGACCGGCCGCATGCTGGATTTCCGCGACGTGCCGCTGGTGTTGCGCGGCGCGCGGTTTCGCGGCTGCCTGGGCGACCGGCTGATCGGCGGGCGCTGGGGCCGGGCGGCCGGCTGCTGGCTGGCGATCAGCCTGTGGAACGGCTGA